Proteins encoded together in one Pirellulales bacterium window:
- a CDS encoding GspE/PulE family protein, with translation LHFEPFEDEFRIRIKADGVLYEMVPPPRHLAFAITTRLKVMADLDIAERRLPQDGRIELTVGGHPVDMRVSVLPTMFGESVVLRVLDRSVVQLNLNKVGMDSKTLAEFRTAINKPNGIVLVTGPTGSGKTTTLYAALSELNTVEDKLITTEDPVEYDIDGLVQVPIDASIGNTFANCLRAILRQDPDLILVGEIRDVETAEIAVQASLTGHMVFSTLHTNDAPSTVTRLRDMGVPPFLITATLEAVLAQRLVRRICAQCKEEVAPTPDLLADLELKPADIAGKKFYRGKGCDACNRSGYRGRVGLFEMMNFNDDIRDMIMRNASTDELRAAARAIGMVTLRDAGIQAVFEGTTTAEEVIRETIVEA, from the coding sequence CTTACACTTCGAGCCGTTTGAAGACGAATTCCGCATTCGCATCAAGGCGGACGGCGTGCTGTACGAAATGGTCCCCCCGCCGCGGCATCTCGCTTTCGCCATTACCACGCGCCTCAAAGTCATGGCCGATTTAGATATCGCCGAACGCCGTCTGCCGCAGGACGGCCGCATCGAGCTGACTGTCGGCGGCCATCCCGTCGACATGCGCGTCAGCGTCTTGCCCACCATGTTTGGCGAAAGCGTGGTGTTGCGAGTGCTCGATCGTTCGGTCGTGCAACTCAACTTGAACAAAGTCGGCATGGACAGCAAAACGTTGGCGGAATTTCGGACTGCCATTAACAAACCCAACGGCATTGTGCTCGTCACCGGTCCGACCGGCTCGGGCAAAACCACCACCTTGTATGCGGCGCTCAGCGAATTGAATACCGTTGAAGACAAACTCATCACCACCGAAGACCCGGTGGAGTACGATATCGACGGCCTGGTGCAAGTCCCTATCGACGCTTCCATCGGCAACACGTTCGCCAATTGCTTGCGGGCGATTTTGCGGCAAGACCCGGACCTCATTCTCGTCGGCGAAATCCGCGACGTAGAGACGGCCGAAATAGCCGTGCAAGCCTCGTTGACCGGGCACATGGTGTTCAGCACGCTGCACACCAACGACGCTCCCAGCACCGTCACCCGCTTGCGCGACATGGGCGTGCCGCCGTTTTTAATCACCGCCACACTAGAAGCGGTATTGGCGCAGCGGCTGGTGCGGCGGATTTGCGCCCAGTGCAAGGAGGAGGTCGCCCCCACCCCCGATTTGCTGGCCGATTTAGAGCTCAAGCCGGCCGACATCGCCGGCAAAAAGTTCTACCGCGGCAAAGGCTGCGATGCCTGCAATCGCAGTGGCTATCGAGGACGCGTCGGTTTGTTCGAGATGATGAATTTCAACGATGACATCCGCGACATGATCATGCGCAACGCCTCGACCGACGAGCTACGGGCCGCCGCCCGCGCCATCGGCATGGTCACCTTGCGTGATGCGGGCATTCAGGCCGTGTTCGAAGGCACGACTACCGCCGAAGAAGTCATCCGCGAAACCATTGTGGAAGCATAA